In one Silene latifolia isolate original U9 population chromosome 10, ASM4854445v1, whole genome shotgun sequence genomic region, the following are encoded:
- the LOC141607299 gene encoding protein FAR1-RELATED SEQUENCE 5-like, producing the protein MEHGTSKEHETLMEIETFTSDSMMLERQIDITSPCQAWVECVFDMLLGTKDAWVEVEQSELIGLKFDSENDAYEAYRRYSFIKCFGIRHSNLRKTNQGDVIGREFYCFKQGNKAKKGVVGKKYTKLDRRTHCKAMVRRGGSAIVGFEYGDAATAIKKAGKKKFDVTDCNTLINILKQRAASEEDFYYDFELDENNALVSVFFRDKIMRQDYEAYYELLGNDGTYCTNKYDMICAPFVGINNHTRICLFGVGFMLNERTESFEWLYGTFLKSMGGIQPKTIMTDQFKAMSNAIKECFPHLKHRLCVWHLFKN; encoded by the exons ATGGAACATGGAACTTCGAAGGAGCATGAAACTTTAATGGAAATTGAAACATTTACCTCTGATTCAATGATGTTGGAAAGACAAATAGATATTACGTCTCCCTGTCAAG CATGGGTTGAATGTGTATTTGATATGCTTCTAGGTACCAAAGATGCATGGGTTGAAGTTGAACAATCAGAATTGATTGGACTTAAATTTGATTCAGAGAATGATGCTTATGAAGCTTATCGTAGATATTCATTTATTAAGTGCTTTGGTATCAGACATTCTAATTTGAGGAAAACTAACCAAGGTGATGTTAttgggagagagttttattgttTTAAACAGGGTAATAAGGCCAAGAAGGGAGTTGTGGGTAAAAAGTATACAAAGTTGGATCGGAGGACTCATTGTAAGGCAATGGT GAGGCGGGGGGGTTCTGCTATAGTTGGTTTTGAGTATGGTGATGCTGCGACTGCTATAAAAAAGGCAGGGAAAAAGAAGTTTGATGTTACAGATTGTAACACTCTTATAAATATTTTGAAGCAGAGGGCCGCAAGTGAGGAGGATTTTTATTACGATTTCGAGTTGGATGAGAATAATGCTTTAGTAAGTGTATTTTTTAGGGATAAGATAATGAGGCAGGATTATGAAGCTTATTATGAGCTTCTTGGAAATGATGGAACCTATTGTACGAATAAATACGATATGATTTGTGCGCCATTTGTTGGGATTAACAATCATACTCGAATTTGTTTGTTCGGCGTAGGGTTTATGTTGAATGAGCGCACTGAGTCGTTTGAGTGGTTGTATGGTACTTTCTTGAAGTCAATGGGAGGTATTCAGCCCAAAACAATTATGACGGATCAATTTAAAGCAATGTCAAATGCTATTAAAGAGTGTTTTCCACATTTAAAGCATAGATTATGCGTGTGGCATTTGTTCAAGAATTGA